The Papilio machaon chromosome 17, ilPapMach1.1, whole genome shotgun sequence genome segment TGgtgttaatatttacattgaaaCATATCATAAGGAATGAATGAACGTGTGAATGACTTATATATTGATGTGGCGTGTGCGATGGTTTGTACTAACTTCTTGGCATAGTCCTCGCGGACCTCGTCGCGTGAGGTGCCGGTGACGCCGTCGTGATGCTGGAAGAGTGCGAGCGCGCGGCGAGCTTGCTCCACGCGGTCCCGCAGCTGCAGCGACATTATGTAACTCACCGCCTGACTTGAACACGCCTGCGCTGTTATTATTTCTGCTGCCCTGATACAATACGTTCAAATAGACATTaaggagaaaaaaatataattactgaTATGAAAAAACTCCccagtttttgttttataaatttcatcaaattgtTTGTACTCCTACCTAAGTTATTTAGGTCAAAATAACaaagagaaataaacaaaaattgttcTATAACTTAATGGTTTATGAGTGAATGATTGAATAAGTGAATAATAAGTGCAGAATTATGTTGAGGAAGGATTGAATGAgttatgtaaatcaaaatacatattaGTTTCCTTTAaggaataagaaaaaaaaagttttacgtTGTAATCAGCAGCTTTGGATGGCATACAATTAAACTATTACAAATCAAAGATTGGATATATAAcctaaatttaacattttataaagtaccCACCTAACATATGCCATAAGAACTCTATCCATGTTCTTATAAAATGGTCTGGACGTGTAATACCCGCTCCAGTAGTGCTGATTCCTATCTGCATATGTAAAGAAGTCACCGGACAACACCGGGAAGTCTGACATCTTTACTTCCTCGTGAACTGCCTTGAAATAGTCTTCAAGTGTACCAAATTGTAcctgaataaattaataatttattttttataaattgaagatTTACTActgcaattaattttatttaatgctgTAAAGTATACACACTTTCATCATTTGTCCGTTTATTAGGAGTATAGTAGTTTTCACATATCTTGTAGGCTCGCTTCTCGAGAGTCACTGAGCATAACGCAATGTTAGATGCGTTTGGGTATAGAGAAATGCGAAATCTTAGGCTggcaagatatttgaaaagaattatACATGTTACGGATGTTATGAATGtgtaattttcaataactaACAATTATCTATGACCATTAACCATAAGGAAttctgataatttttttttatataaaatattgtaactaaaaATACCTCAGCATTCCAAGAATCcttattgttaatataatcaataataGCCTCATAATTCTGATACTGGTTGTCCCACTCGTTGGCGCGGTCGTAGCGGAAGTCATCACCCAGAGGGAACATGAGCACATTACTGCGGTACAGTTGTGCCTTCTTACGCCATTGATCCAGTATCAAGAATGCCCTGGGATGAACACAAGTATATatcgatgggtcctatgtaatagggccaaagtaactaattggtaatttttacttttttgtgttaaaaactactttttagttcagttaacaacatgcacttaACAAAATACTCATTTACaggtttaaatgttatttcttttgcTTAAGTAACAGAGCCTATGCGGCCTCTTTTCCTCTGTGGTTGagactttgagagcctctctggaaaagttgtcaatttacaCATTGGCCCTAATTGGTAGGAGCCATCTTTATACCGTCGAACATGGATAATAGAAAGTCTAAGGGTCCGCGATATTTTCCTCGCTTCTAGAGACTTCTGTCTAATTCCAGTTTCtcttttatagataaaaactGGACAATGATTATCGCTTATCCAGTTCTAGCGAGAACATACGGttatccaggttcaactgtaCATTGTTCCAAATGAACACTTAAACttggtaaacaaaaaaaaaatagtcttttGTCATAGAAACTGACCAGTATACTATTTCTAACTTGAACTGAAGTAACTTAATATGGATtgcttatgttttaaattactatgaaAAATTGGTCCCAgcaagtatttaatatttaagcttgtaaaaattgttgttaaaaaCTAACTTTACCTTTCAGCTAcatttttctgtataattttCCTAGGCGCTATTCCCCAAGGACAAGTCACACCATTGCCGGGCAATCTTTTGAAATCAAATTGACAACATATctgtaaaacattaaaattaaaaattacatgtaGCCTCTTTTTCTAACATCTTAATTCCCTAATATATGCATTGgcagaaatatatattaccaaattcatcaaaaaaaaagttaaaatagcCCAAATAAAAGTgagaaatattagaaatttattataataattgtacctTAGGGTCTGGTCCACAAGAATGAGGTATATCATAAGAATAGAAAGGCATCAAGTGAGTAAACATGTCTGTTTTACCATTACCATCTGAAACAAAGTACGCCATTGACatacaatacaaaacaaatatgtcAACTTAACAATAATTCAATATCATCATATCAGCAATTGGTTAACAATAAAccataaaaatcataatttttttttaacattttcaatcaaaattaaatgtttcaacACATTCAATGCAATTGATTTACCTAGCTAGCTCAGTCGTATATAAAAATCCAAATAGCATACAATGTGTTACTTACCCCATAACTGACGCCATTTGAACTCCAACTGTCTATTCAAGGCTAATTCTTTCTTAACTCTGTAATGAACCCTTTGTATCACAGAATTCTCAAAGCCTgccaactttaataaatatggttGTGCACTGGAGTAACCGAATGGATCTATTGACCAGGCATTCTTTGGTATATACCCAAATTGGTCCATAAGCCACTGATGACCTGTTGTGAGTTGCTGTATGATTGAAATCCAATGTGAATTTGCTTCATCATTCATAACCCAGCCTCCTGTTACAATTTCTAACTGGCCTGAATTCAGTAATCtagataaaaagaaaaatttaaattaattaactaataaccgaagtaatttttttaaaacaaagaaaaaattaacaaaaaaccagaagtaattataatttataattacacaaaaaaaaatttggccGAACTCACAGTTGCAATGTGATCATTAAAGAATTCacttgatataaatttaatatgaggAATAAATCAACTGTTCAAGTAATCATTAAATGTCTGTGAGAACAGTAAGTCGAAACAAAGTAATACCTTTGgaaaatagatttttctttCTCAGTAGCATCAGAATTCCACCACAATGAAAGATAACTGATTTCGGCCCAAATGAACTTCCTTCCAACACCTTCTATTAACTTTTCCATCATATTTGTAAAGATTGCCTTTGTTTgtgttttataatagttttcaaatgttttgatCCAACCTATTTATATAGGAAAAAAAGGGTTACTTAATTATCAACAAGTTTTGGCTTCTAGTGgtgatttcattaaaaaaatcttttctcttcataattttatagtttaaatgtACCTGGATCATTATGTGAATGTGGTACAATGAACACTTTCAACTTGTTTTTCTGATTCCATTGCTCatctttatattcaatttccCATCCTTGTTTCCACACACCACCATCTTTATCATCAAACATTATCCTTTCATACATTGAAAGCatctaaaaatatcaattttattgacagccagcaataacaataaaaaaaaaattgacctCTTTAAGGATGATGGAACTATttcatatcaaattatttatatctatggTCATTTGAccatagatataaataatttatattttttcattttcattcattttatacatttgtatataaacaaTACAGATCTTAAATTAGTGTGCAAACAATTTAGTATAACTTAAGATAGCAATCAATAGAGCCTACTATGTAAAAAACAACTGTTTGGAATTAAGATCTAAAATGTAAGTCCAAAGCTAAAAGATCATTTTGTATGGGTTTCAGGCCCGCACAAAAATTGTTATCGTTGTTGTTCAGTGAATTAACATATATCTACAATATATGTTCCTTATAATTTCTAGATTTCaatgataatataattttcaagtaaCGAAGGCAAGagtgtaatgaaaaataaaacaaatgtcaaGCAACCAAAAAATTTGTACATGAAATTTGCTTATGATAgcgttataattttaattgcattaaaCTTATTACCTGGATATCTGTCTTCGATGTTGCCTGGTTTATAGGACATGTCGAGGCATTCAACTTTATACGCATTTTTGGAGGTTCATCTCCCACAACTTTAAATTCTCTGATTTTATTCTCTCTTTTTGGTGTTCTCAGTCTTTTTGGTTGCACATAAACCTCATGTGACTTTTCAACAATCTGCTCTACAGCAGTCTTGATTTCACCAACAACTGCATGATGTTCGTTGAGCTCTTTCTCCAAGTGTAGTAATTTAGACTCAAATGATGTCCATTTATtctgaaaaaacaaaaagtatttgaTAAACTTATAGTTAACTTTTTAAGATCTGTTGgatctatttttttcattttacttaCGTCAACGTCCACTACAACCGGCTTTATACTTGGCAACTTAAAACTTAAGTCGGTGACgacatataaaatgaaaatgaaggCAATTATACAAGTCGCCCAGAAAACTGCAGACAATCTTCTTATCCTCATTTTGAAAGTCAGTCAGACCAACAGTACCCCGTAATCAACAAGAAATaagttcattaaatttaatcatggAGTATTTTGGTTTTAcaaaacttgttttataaaaccagttgtttatttttctttatcccACTAATATTTACGATTTCATTTGTGATAATCTTTACAAAATCGTGCcaaccaaatttaatttattgtaaaaagagcatatatttcattataaaacataaaactaaaatattacacCGCATCGAAATACGATAACAAATTGCCGATGAGCCgatgtcataaaaaaatatcgtgtCCTGACATCTGTCAAGTATTAGAAATTTCAAACACGGAGCGATTCTGTTCCTGACATTGTTAATCTATGCAATCAAAATTTATCTATGGTCACAAAAAACCAAACTATGTAGTAATGGCCTATGTCGCATTGCATTGCACCTCCCCTGCACTCTTTAATGCACTTAGGTTTTAGTAcaaccttttaataaaaagtcgCTATTGagattaataaagaaaaatacataacataaggcatactaaatttaaaactttctaTAATACTTTGGGCGGATTTCTTTTGAACTTGGAATGTCCAaagttaaatagtttttaaaatagtaattttaaagtatttcgATGCTATTGTATGATTTGAAAGACTTATGTCTCTAATTTTAGGCTATTGAACTATTTTCTGGTTATTCACACTGAAGATGCCGATGAGTTAGATAACAAAAGTTAAAAGTCAATGGAATTGAAATAAGTTGTAAAAATTCAGTACAGGTGATAAAAAAACTTCAGTAATTACGAATAAAGCTACTTGTCGTATAATTACTATCTATTGTGAAAAGCATTGTTATCCTAAGTTATCCCATACGGcggcattttataatataaggttTCTTAGATAATCCATTTTCCTTtgacaaatatatatacagaATCTCAtaacttattgttttaacgTATAATAAGTTATGAGATTCTG includes the following:
- the LOC106721685 gene encoding alpha-mannosidase 2, producing MRIRRLSAVFWATCIIAFIFILYVVTDLSFKLPSIKPVVVDVDNKWTSFESKLLHLEKELNEHHAVVGEIKTAVEQIVEKSHEVYVQPKRLRTPKRENKIREFKVVGDEPPKMRIKLNASTCPINQATSKTDIQMLSMYERIMFDDKDGGVWKQGWEIEYKDEQWNQKNKLKVFIVPHSHNDPGWIKTFENYYKTQTKAIFTNMMEKLIEGVGRKFIWAEISYLSLWWNSDATEKEKSIFQRLLNSGQLEIVTGGWVMNDEANSHWISIIQQLTTGHQWLMDQFGYIPKNAWSIDPFGYSSAQPYLLKLAGFENSVIQRVHYRVKKELALNRQLEFKWRQLWDGNGKTDMFTHLMPFYSYDIPHSCGPDPKICCQFDFKRLPGNGVTCPWGIAPRKIIQKNVAERAFLILDQWRKKAQLYRSNVLMFPLGDDFRYDRANEWDNQYQNYEAIIDYINNKDSWNAEVQFGTLEDYFKAVHEEVKMSDFPVLSGDFFTYADRNQHYWSGYYTSRPFYKNMDRVLMAYVRAAEIITAQACSSQAVSYIMSLQLRDRVEQARRALALFQHHDGVTGTSRDEVREDYAKKMLQAIKYSQSAIQQAAYYLLKQPAILEQTQEDIYFDVDDIWRKHDEIPSRITIALDAMSPSRRLVFYNALAFRRQEIVTVLVSTPHVEVFDPEGNPIMSQVSPVVSGERRLGFAANKFQLSFPVTVDPLALTVYSVSLRDSMSINKYTSFSKVRIYNADYWNVDLPKMFAVEQPTERLADDITYRAGDSTRVVTNMNGLIKAIIPPGGATVPVHMDFAHYDSQRTLDNNSGAYLFIPSGPAEPFTPEPYPEIVVTEGPFKATLYTALVSPKAAEVMLAISVYNNPSLPQGEVEICNTFLIDPQADDYELAMRFSTGIKNGDVFYTDLNGMQMIKRRYFEKLPLQANFYPLPAAAYIEDESARLTLLTSTALGFAALQPGQIEVMQDRRLTRDDNRGVNQGVLDNVRTRHTFRLIVEHAVPCQRPSSSAVSGQLSLGAHVSQQLLQQPLLRLHHAADENTPRPSYSRSIVNAADIVLATFNAHVTSKDKEGRSMHGMGVTLQRVHLDSCYGNKSIATSYPVGDGQIRLSDMLDVSSERVYDSSLTWVRMRSILPDGVITLCPMEIRSVFLNQTLKRV